From the Prunus dulcis chromosome 4, ALMONDv2, whole genome shotgun sequence genome, one window contains:
- the LOC117626357 gene encoding uroporphyrinogen decarboxylase 1, chloroplastic, whose translation MGLSAPASVNSSPGWKSSSLFVQSGASSTCATLRGSMASSKRKCAQKKVSVTCSSSSSSSDPLLVKAARGEPVSRPPAWMMRQAGRYMAVYRKLAEKYPSFRDRSETTDLIVEISLQPWEAFRPDGVIIFSDILTPLPAFGVPFDIEDIRGPVIQSPIVSEEGLKTLHPIDLDKLQFVGESLKILRQEVGGHAAVLGFVGAPWTIATYIVEGGSTSTYTTIKSMCHTAPHVLRALLSHLTQAISDYIVFQVEAGAHCIQIFDSWGGQLPPSMWDSWSKPYIQEIVSSVRKRCPKTPLVLYINGNGGLLERMKGTGVDVIGLDWTVDMADGRKRLGSEISVQGNVDPAYLFSPLPSLTEEILRVVRSAGPRGHILNLGHGVLVRTPEESVRHFFEVARSLNYDTFLQTQTPTEGIGSLVI comes from the exons ATGGGTTTATCTGCTCCAGCCAG TGTGAACAGCTCTCCGGGATGGAAGTCTTCGAGCTTGTTCGTGCAGTCGGGGGCAAGTTCTACTTGTGCTACTCTCCGTGGTTCCATGGCTTCTTCTAAAAGAAAATGTGCCCAAAAGAAAGTTTCTGTAAcctgctcttcttcttcttcatcttctg ATCCACTCTTGGTTAAGGCTGCGAGAGGTGAGCCTGTAAGTCGGCCTCCAGCATGGATGATGCGCCAAGCAGGAAGGTATATGGCCGTTTACAGAAAGCTTGCAGAGAAATATCCATCATTCAGAGACAGGTCAGAGACAACTGATCTCATTGTGGAAATTTCTTTGCAGCCTTGGGAAGCTTTCCGTCCTGACGGAGTGATAATTTTCTCAGACATACTTACCCCTCTACCTGCATTTGGTGTGCCATTTGACATAGAAGACATTCGGGGTCCTGTTATTCAGTCACCAATTGTTTCTGAAGAGGGTTTGAAGACTTTACATCCAATTGACTTGGATAAACTTCAGTTTGTGGGGGAATCCTTAAAGATATTGCGGCAGGAG GTTGGCGGGCATGCTgctgttttgggttttgtaggGGCACCTTGGACGATTGCTACATACATAGTAGAAGGGGGTTCAACTTCTACGTATACAACAATAAAGAGCATGTGCCATACAGCACCACATGTATTGAGGGCTCTTCTTTCTCATTTGACACAGGCAATATCTGACTATATTGTTTTCCAAGTAGAAGCAGGGGCTCATTGTATACAAATATTTGATTCATGGGGTGGGCAACTACCACCAAGCATGTGGGATAGCTGGTCGAAGCCATATATTCAAGAG ATCGTAAGTTCAGTTAGGAAAAGATGCCCTAAAACACCACTTGTTCTGTACATTAATGGGAATGGCGGCCTTCTTGAGCGTATGAAAGGAACTGGAGTAGATGTGATTGGGCTTGACTGGACGGTGGACATGGCAGATGGTAGAAAACGATTGGGTAGTGAGATCAGTGTACAGGGAAATGTGGACCCTGCTTACCTATTTTCTCCGCTTCCATCCCTGACTGAAGAAATTCTAAG GGTGGTGAGGTCTGCAGGGCCAAGGGGACACattctcaatctagggcatGGTGTTCTTGTACGGACACCTGAAGAATCCGTTAGACATTTCTTTGAAGTTGCAAGAAGCTTGAATTATGATACATTTCTACAAACACAAACACCGACCGAAGGAATTGGTAGTTTAGTGATATAA
- the LOC117625318 gene encoding LOW QUALITY PROTEIN: peptide-N4-(N-acetyl-beta-glucosaminyl)asparagine amidase A (The sequence of the model RefSeq protein was modified relative to this genomic sequence to represent the inferred CDS: substituted 1 base at 1 genomic stop codon), translating into MTNATIEVPKTKPCSQLILQHDFAYTYGQGPVFANYTPPSHCPSQTFSTIVLEWKATCRGRQFDRIFGVWLGGVXILRSCTAEPRPNGIVWTVEKDITRYYSLLKSNQTFAVYLGNLIDKTYTGIYHVNISIHFYPAEEKLNSFEQKLDNLASGYHSWADLILPISRNLPLNDGLWFEVQNSNDTELKEFKIPQNAYRAVLEVYVSFHENDEFWYSNLPNEYIAANNLSGTPGNGPFREFVVSLDGEVVGAVWPFTVIFTGGINPLLWRPITAIGSFDLPTYDIEITPFLGKILDGKSHKFGFNVTNALNVWYIDANLHLWLDKQSTKTEGKLFKHSSLPLVVSLVSDFKGLNGTFLTRTSRSVSSTGWVKSSYGNITTRSIQDFYYSNSMVLGKDGNMQIVNQKIIFNDSVYINLPSSYVHSLTSHKTFPLYLYTDFLGQGNGTYLLITNVDLGFIEKKSGLGFSNSSLRNLQSAEGNMVVKNNLVVSGLGSTQQVYRYDGGKFCYFRNISSSNYTILYDKVGSKCNKKSLSNLDFVLSRLWPFGARMNFAGLRFT; encoded by the exons ATGA CAAATGCAACGATTGAAGTACCAAAAACCAAGCCTTGTTCCCAGCTCATTCTCCAGCATGACTTTGCCTACACATATGGCCAAGGTCCAGTCTTTGCAAACTACACCCCTCCTTCCCATTGCCCATCTCAAACTTTCTCCACAATTGTCCTTGAATGGAAAGCTACCTGCAGAGGAAGGCAATTTGACCGCATTTTCGGGGTTTGGCTTGGTGGGGTTTAGATTCTCAGGAGCTGCACGGCAGAACCAAGGCCTAATGGGATTGTTTGGACTGTCGAGAAGGACATCACAAGGTACTATTCACTGCTTAAGAGTAATCAAACATTTGCTGTTTATCTTGGCAATTTGATAGATAAAACCTACACTGGGATTTATCATGTGAATATAAGCATTCATTTTTACCCTGCtgaagagaaattgaattcttTTGAGCAAAAGTTGGATAATTTGGCATCTGGGTACCATTCTTGGGCTGATTTGATTTTACCCATTTCGAGAAATCTGCCTTTGAATGATGGGTTGTGGTTTGAAGTTCAGAATTCAAATGATACGGAATTGAAGGAGTTCAAGATTCCACAAAATGCTTATAGGGCTGTGTTGGAGGTGTATGTTTCATTTCacgagaatgatgaattttgGTATTCAAATCTTCCTAATGAGTACATAGCTGCAAACAACCTTAGCGGTACACCCGGAAATGGGCCTTTTAGGGAGTTTGTGGTCAGTCTAGATGGTGAGGTTGTTGGTGCAGTCTGGCCTTTTACTGTGATTTTCACTGGAGGGATCAATCCTCTTTTGTGGAGACCCATTACTGCAATTGGCTCATTCGATCTTCCGACTTATGATATTGAAATTACACCATTTTTAGGGAAGATATTAGATGGGAAGAGCCACAAGTTTGGGTTTAATGTTACAAATGCCTTAAATGTTTGGTACATTGATGCAAATTTGCATCTTTGGTTGGACAAACAGAGCACAAAAACTGAAGGAAAGCTTTTTAAACATAGTAGCTTGCCCCTTGTTGTTTCCCTGGTTTCAGATTTCAAGGGTTTAAATGGCACATTTTTGACAAGGACAAGCAGGTCCGTGTCATCAACTGGATGGGTGAAGTCTTCCTATGGGAATATCACAACCCGTTCAATTCAAGACTTCTATTACAGTAATTCAATGGTCCTGGGGAAAGATGGTAATATGCAGATAGTCAACCAGAAGATCATTTTCAATGACTCAGTTTATATTAACCTGCCATCCTCCTATGTTCACTCACTGACATCACACAAAACATTTCCACTTTATTTGTACACTGACTTCTTAGGACAAGGAAATGGAACTTATTTATTGATTACAAATGTGGACTTGGGATTTATTGAGAAGAAGTCTGGTTTGGGATTCTCGAACAGCTCTCTCAGAAATCTGCAGAGTGCTGAGGGCAATATGGTTGTGAAAAACAATTTGGTTGTGAGTGGATTGGGGAGCACTCAGCAAGTCTATAGATATGATGGTGGTAAATTCTGTTACTTCAGAAATATAAGCAGCTCAAACTACACAATACTCTATGACAAGGTGGGGAGCAAATGCAACAAAAAATCGTTGTCTAATTTGGATTTTGTCTTAAGCAGACTGTGGCCTTTTGGTGCTCGAATGAATTTTGCTGGTCTCCGATTTACATGA
- the LOC117623892 gene encoding polygalacturonase-like has product MGSEFIHGITWFLFLVAICAIKAKAISVDVVKFGAKGDGKTDDTKAFTQAWTQACSERQNNRYVIPKGTYIVGPVDFAGPCKAKTIHFKVDGTVQSSKKQSVTGGAHPNAWISFTQVNNLFISGDGIFDGQGFEGNCTKAKQCEQPPLNLVFAMVKDSHIQGITSNNSVGGHIGIYRSINMTVDNVNIGIKGGEGILIEKSTNINIINTNIKILHDNCVTILDGNTGINIEKMTCSQGNGLGVSVLGNTGKEEPIKGVTVRNCTFSHTEGAIRIQSSAASNANIAISNLVFEDIIFDYLQNMAIILDQEHCPSKQCRTTNPSKVKVENVSFKNIKGTSVDPRVVILECGTAPDACKDIRFIDLRVLVVGDDRLETQFRCKNVKPAVAGHVDPAACNTRAVA; this is encoded by the exons ATGGGTTCAGAATTTATTCATGGAATTACCTGGTTTTTGTTCTTGGTGGCGATATGTGCCATCAAAGCCAAAGCTATCAGTGTTGATGTCGttaaatttggagccaagggTGATGGCAAGACAGATGataccaag GCTTTCACACAAGCATGGACACAAGCCTGCAGCGAGAGGCAAAATAACAGATATGTGATACCAAAAGGAACATATATAGTTGGTCCGGTTGATTTTGCAGGGCCCTGCAAAGCAAAAACTATTCACTTTAAGGTTGACGGAACAGTGCAGTCTTCAAAAAAGCAGTCGGTAACTGGAGGTGCGCACCCTAATGCGTGGATTAGTTTCACGCAGGTTAACAACTTGTTCATCTCAGGAGATGGCATTTTTGATGGCCAAGGATTTGAAGGCAATTGTACTAAAGCTAAACAATGCGAACAACCGCCCCTA AATTTAGTTTTCGCTATGGTTAAGGATTCACACATCCAAGGCATAACATCGAACAATAGCGTCGGCGGTCACATTGGCATTTACCGGTCAATAAACATGACAGTGGACAATGTTAACATTGGCATCAAAGGTGGGGAGGGAATCCTGATcgaaaagtcaacaaacatTAACATCATCAATACAAACATCAAAATCCTTCACGACAACTGTGTCACTATCCTAGATGGAAACACTGGGATCAACATCGAAAAAATGACCTGCTCACAAGGCAATGGCCTTGGTGTGAGTGTCCTAGGCAACACTGGCAAAGAGGAGCCGATTAAGGGCGTGACGGTGAGAAACTGTACCTTCTCACACACTGAGGGTGCAATTAGGATCCAGAGTTCGGCGGCTTCTAATGCTAATATAGCCATCTCTAATttggtttttgaagacattaTTTTCGACTATCTTCAGAACATGGCTATAATCTTAGACCAGGAGCATTGCCCATCAAAACAGTGCCGAACGACAAACCCCTCCAAAGTTAAGGTGGAAAATGTGAGCTTCAAGAACATTAAGGGCACTTCCGTGGACCCTCGTGTCGTTATTCTTGAGTGTGGCACTGCTCCCGACGCATGTAAGGACATCAGGTTTATCGACTTGAGAGTTCTCGTCGTAGGGGATGACCGTTTGGAGACTCAATTTAGATGTAAAAACGTGAAGCCTGCTGTGGCTGGGCATGTTGATCCTGCTGCTTGTAATACACGAGCTGTTGCCTGA
- the LOC117623893 gene encoding polygalacturonase-like, producing the protein MGSEFIHGITWFLFLVAICAIKAKAISVDVVKFGAKGDGKTDDTKAFTQAWTQACSERQNNRYVIPKGTYIVGPVDFAGPCKAKTIHFKVDGTVQSSKKQSVTGGAHPNAWISFTQVNNLFISGDGIFDGQGFEGNCTKAKQCEQPPLNLVFAMVKDSHIQGITSNNSVGGHIGIYRSINMTVDNVDIGIKGGEGILIEKSTNINIINTNIKILHDNCVTILDGNTGINIEKMTCSQGNGLGVSVLGNTGKEEPIKGVTVRNCTFSHTEGAIRIQSSAASNANIAISNLVFEDIIFDYLQNMAIILDQEHCPSKQCRTTNPSKVKVENVSFKNIKGTSVDPRVVILECGTAPDACKDIRFIDLRVLVVGDDRLETQFRCKNVKPAVAGHVDPAACNTRAVA; encoded by the exons ATGGGTTCAGAATTTATTCATGGAATTACCTGGTTTTTGTTCTTGGTGGCGATATGTGCCATCAAAGCCAAAGCTATCAGTGTTGATGTCGttaaatttggagccaagggTGATGGCAAGACAGATGataccaag GCTTTCACACAAGCATGGACACAAGCCTGCAGCGAGAGGCAAAATAACAGATATGTGATACCAAAAGGAACATATATAGTTGGTCCGGTTGATTTTGCAGGGCCCTGCAAAGCAAAAACTATTCACTTTAAGGTTGACGGAACAGTGCAGTCTTCAAAAAAGCAGTCGGTAACTGGAGGTGCGCACCCTAATGCGTGGATTAGTTTCACGCAGGTTAACAACTTGTTCATCTCAGGAGATGGCATTTTTGATGGCCAAGGATTTGAAGGCAATTGTACTAAAGCTAAACAATGCGAACAACCGCCTCTA AATTTAGTTTTCGCTATGGTTAAGGATTCACACATCCAAGGCATAACATCGAACAATAGCGTCGGCGGTCACATTGGCATTTACCGGTCAATAAACATGACAGTGGACAATGTTGACATTGGCATCAAAGGTGGGGAGGGAATCCTGATcgaaaagtcaacaaacatTAACATCATCAATACAAACATCAAAATCCTTCACGACAACTGTGTCACTATCCTAGATGGAAACACTGGGATCAACATCGAAAAAATGACCTGCTCACAAGGCAATGGCCTTGGTGTGAGTGTCCTAGGCAACACTGGCAAAGAGGAGCCGATTAAGGGCGTGACGGTGAGAAACTGTACCTTCTCACACACTGAGGGTGCAATTAGGATCCAGAGTTCGGCGGCTTCTAATGCTAATATAGCCATCTCTAATttggtttttgaagacattaTTTTCGACTATCTTCAGAACATGGCTATAATCTTAGACCAGGAGCATTGCCCATCAAAACAGTGCCGAACGACAAACCCCTCCAAAGTTAAGGTGGAAAATGTGAGCTTCAAGAACATTAAGGGCACTTCCGTGGACCCTCGTGTCGTTATTCTTGAGTGTGGCACTGCTCCCGACGCATGTAAGGACATCAGGTTTATCGACTTGAGAGTTCTCGTCGTAGGGGATGACCGTTTGGAGACTCAATTTAGATGTAAAAACGTGAAGCCTGCTGTGGCTGGCCATGTTGATCCTGCTGCTTGTAATACACGAGCTGTTGCCTGA
- the LOC117624992 gene encoding protein LIGHT-DEPENDENT SHORT HYPOCOTYLS 10-like, with protein sequence MMSTNKGKDVAEGSSSASAAAVAADQQQLKQAQPAQLSRYESQKRRDWNTFGQYLRNQRPPVALSQSNSNHVLDFLRYLDQFGKTKVHLQGCVFFGQPEPPGPCTCPLRQAWGSLDALIGRLRAAYEENGGLPETNPFASGAIRVYLREVRDSQAKARGIPYKKKKKKRNLLKANLDHNPNFTMHQS encoded by the coding sequence ATGATGTCCACCAACAAGGGGAAAGATGTAGCAGAAGGATCATCGTCtgcttctgctgctgctgttgctgctgaTCAGCAACAGCTGAAGCAGGCGCAGCCGGCTCAACTAAGCCGGTACGAGTCACAGAAGAGGAGAGATTGGAACACTTTTGGGCAGTACTTGAGGAACCAGAGGCCTCCAGTTGCTCTTTCACAGAGTAACTCAAACCATGTCCTGGATTTCCTTCGGTACTTGGACCAATTCGGAAAGACCAAGGTGCACTTACAAGGGTGCGTGTTTTTTGGGCAGCCAGAGCCTCCTGGCCCTTGCACTTGTCCACTTAGGCAAGCTTGGGGGAGCCTTGATGCACTGATCGGACGGCTGAGAGCTGCTTATGAAGAGAATGGTGGTTTGCCAGAAACAAACCCATTTGCAAGTGGTGCTATAAGAGTGTATCTGCGTGAAGTCAGGGATTCTCAAGCCAAGGCTCGGGGAATTCcttacaagaagaagaagaagaagaggaatcTATTGAAGGCCAATCTCGACCACAATCCCAACTTCACCATGCACCAATCTTGA